In the genome of Lathyrus oleraceus cultivar Zhongwan6 chromosome 4, CAAS_Psat_ZW6_1.0, whole genome shotgun sequence, the window tgatatcagatgagtaaccttctggaaccttaacttcactcagagacttacacaaattttttttctcctttctagataaagtaaaagcggcaggtggtagatatgttcgtcttcctttcttcacgggtgctaattcagttctcattcccatttttaacatgtcctgccttgctttaaggccatccttagacttgccttttatattgagtaatgtaccgataacactttcaaatacgtttttttcaatatgcataacatcgagaaaatgtctcacgtacaaagacttccaatatggcaattcaaaaaatatcgaccttttcttccacccacctttcacaatcttatgtgcaaaaggcttgccaaactcagtacgcacatctttcaccttttcaaaaacttgttcacctgacaatgcgggtggagctctacgatgttcggtgtctccattgaatgcttttctccacccacggtagtgatgtttagaatgtaagaatctacgatgaccgagaaacacattcttctggcaaagttccaatcgaatcgtatcggttccgtcttcacaaacaggacacgcacgttgacctttaatgctatacccagatagattcccgtatgctggaaaatcattaattgtgccaaacaacatcgccctcaaattgaaactttctttcctatatccatcataaacctccacaccgttctcccacaaaatctttaaatcttcgatcagaggtgtcaagtatacgtctatgtcattccctggttgtttaggcccagagattaacatagataacatcatgtacttacgcttcatacatagccacggaggtaggttataaatcataagaatcacaggccatgtggtatgtgagatactttgaagaccatgtgggttcattccatcagtagataatgccaatcgaaggtttcttgcttctgatccaaactcaggataatcattatcaatcttcgaccactgtggtgaatcagccggatgccgatactttccatcaataattctttcatctgcatgccaagtaagatgtcttgcatcggtttcactacgaaacatgcgcctaaatctcggaattatcggaaaataccataagacttttgcgggagataatcttttcttatatcgagacaaaccgcatttagggcactcagttaacattgcatattcgttacgaaacaaaatgcaatcgttaggacaagcatgtatcttatcatagctcatgccaatagagcacaacattttttttgcctcataggttcgattaggaagaacattatcatccggtagcatttctctcataagggccaacaactctgtgaaacttttatccgaccatccattgcccgcctttaagttgtacaactttaataccgcagaaagtcttgagaatttagtgcaacctttgtacaacggtttctctgcatcgcttaccatcctctcaaacatttcaggacaatcatgaagatcttcatccagtgcttctacaatctcttcaactcgatcacaatcgtatgtttccgtgtctttgtcgtatgaagcataggtcgtattacttttcTCCCTCtgttcaacattctcgttaattttctcaccatgaaatatccaacacgtataacttcgatcaattccacGCATCAGtaaatgcgatttcaatccatcTGCGTCAACCCGACCCAtataacaacaacccaagcaaggacattTCATTCGACTGGGGTCTTTGACATGTTCAACAgcaaacttaacgaattccaataccccattctcgtactcttTCGACAATCGATCGGCAGACATCCATtttttatccatggttttcctaaATTATTCACGCAACTATttcaaaacaacataaaagaaGAATTTCCTAAGATAAACACTTTCGCGTCACAAAAAGAAGATTATTACAAActaataaattatatatatatatatatatatatatatatatatatatatatatatatatatatatatatatatatatatatatatatatatatatatatatatatatatatatatatatatatatatatatatatatatatatatatatatatatatatatatatatatatatatatatatatatatatatatatatatatatatatatatatatatatatatatatatatatatatatatatatatatatatctattcTTCTACTAACTATGAAGTGAAGTAACTATAACTATGTTGTAGTTATGCTATTAAAATCATGACAATTTGGATATTTATTATGATTGAATGTCAAATGATTGGAAATAATTTAGAGGACTAACACCATATATGAATAAACAACTTATTTCCACGTTTATCATATAATTGCTTATATTATAAGTCATTTCTatgaaaaaaagaagaagaggcAATAAGTTACTACCTTTTAATTGTGGATGTCAACAAAGCTTGTTAGCAATAGTCCTCAATTGAGTCCTAAGGAAATGAACACCCTATAAAATAAACAACAGCTTATTAGACATTAAACAGATCAAGCAATGTATCAATCAGTCAGTAAAGTAATCAACTAAAGTACAAGCAATTCAAGTAGGGTAATATGTCAATCCAAAACTAGTTCAGCATTGTCAAAAACCAATTTAATACCAATCCAACTTAGCAAAATATTTTCCAAACCAGTCCAACACATTCAAGCAAATAACAAGTGTAGTTCAAATGTGCAATATAGTTCAGCAGTCCAACATAATTCAAGTTTAATCAGTTCAGTTTCATGGCATCAGAAAAAAAACAATTCAACAAGGTAAAATCACAAGCCAAGTCAATGCAGTTCCATTCAATTAACTTTGACTCACATCATTCCCATTCAAACAAGCTAGCCTTTCTTTAACTGTCTAACAGCTGACCTGCATTTTCTAAACTTGCATTTCAGTTTTTCATTCTAACACTAACCACACTAATTAACTATTTCATTAACACTAACACCGTCTCCCTTTAACAGTTCTATCTAATCCTATCCAACTTACACGCCAATGCTAACAATCACATTTAACACTTGCTACAATTCATCATCAGTATAATAGAAACCTAATGGAAGCAAACACAAACCATCTCCCTTTGACATGGTGATTAATATCAAAAATATATACATTTGTTAACATACCACAAAAGAATCAACTGCCCTAACACACAAAAGAATCAACTGCCCTAACACAAGAGAATCAACTGCCCTAACACATGAACCACAAAAGAATCAACCCAGAAGCAAACCTTTATCACTAATAAACTGCCCTAAATAAAGAAAGATGAAACGAACAGAAAATGCACTTACAAAAATGTAAACGGTGATGAACGAAGTGAGTGATGAACGCAGGAATCAAGAATGGAGGTTTTGGGAGAAGCAGTGATGATGAACGCAACGAGTATGAACGCAGTGAGAAGAAGGTTGTGGGAGCGAGGGAAACAAAATGGGCCTTAACGTACTGAATGAATTCATATATTataatttactaaaaaaaaattTTGGTAAATaaggccttagacagcgcttttatgAAAAGCGCTGGCTAAGCTCACAAATTAAAAtggccttagacagcgctttgaAGGAAAGCGCTGGCACAGGAGGGGTCAATAGCAgcgcttctaaaagcgctgtataaggtaggccttatacagcgctttttttaaaaatttaaaaggccttagacagcgcttttgggaGAAGCGCTGTATAAGGTGACCTTGTCAAAAGCGCTGTATAAGGTAGGCCTTATACAGCGCTTTTGTTGtgattaatttaaataattttaaggccttatacagcgcttctcccaaaagcgctgtctaaggtgaCCTTCTAAAAAGCGCTGTATAAGGTaggccttagacagcgcttttgttgtgattaatttaaataattttaaggccttagacagcgcttttgggaGAAGCGATGTATAAGGTGGACCTTctcaaaagcgctgtctaaggtaggccatttagcagcgcttttaaaaagcgctgtctaagaccaTCCATTTAGCAGCGCTTTAAGCCATCTACGTATTCAGTTtccttatttttatttttttctaacGTGTAGCAGCGCTTTTGGagaaaagcgctgtctaaggggcGCTGCCAAAAACCTGTTTTGGCGTAGTGACGCACGTTGTTTAAAATCTAAACGTTAACTTATTTAGAAATGCATCTTCGTAACATTTTAAAACATACATCACGCATCACATTCGAAACGTATTTTACACGTTTATCATTTCGGAGATACATCTTCGTTTATGATTTACGGAGATACATCTCTGTACACTTTCAGAACAATGCACGTTGTGTTTTGTTTATGGTTATTCAGATCAAGATGATTATTTATGTATATGTTATGTACCATGTTATGTGATAAGATTTAAACCATACAGTTGATATGCAAAAAATGACATACATGAATTCAGATGATCCAAAAATGACATATAGATAAAGTCAAAATACACGATAAAGTAAcatgaaataaaaataaaatacaatccATAATGAATATAAAGTACAACAACTATATACTACTACACTATTGCGTATGTCAGACTTCATCTCATCTGGCTCCTCTGGCTCATCCTCCTTCATTATCCCTCGTCCTTCGGCGTTGTCTCTGGTACATGAATGCATCTTGTGTCTCCGTCGTGATGACATATAGGATCTGCCTCTTATCAGGCCCATCAGGGAAGATACATCTGTCAATGTCTGCCTGCACAATCTCTATTATGCGACAACATATTGGCAAGGCATCATGAGCATGATCTAACTGTGTTTGCTCCTCCTATAATATATCTTGATGAGCTCGCCATATTCAATCTCTTGGAGCATCCTGCACCATATACAAATGTGACACCTTGAAGAACCATCTGATGTACTCGTCGGCGTAGCTCCAGTCGCTCTCAACTATGGTACTTCGTGTCTCCTCTTGTACCAGATGACTAAGATAATCATTAAACATGACATCCATCTCTCTACGTGTAAAAGTAGGAGGAGCAGAGACAACATAGTGTCTGGGAATAGTCTGAATGTAGTCAAACTTCCGCATCATGCGCTCAGGAAGATGAGGAGCAGTGAGACGTGATTCGCAAGTTAACCATCTTGAGTATAACACTATGTCGTTAAATGATCGCATCTCACGATGATCGACATAGTTGTTGTAGTGCATGTCCTCGACAACCAAGCAGTCAAGATAAACTATGAACAACTATATCACCTAGTTTCCTCTGAGCGGGGAAAATGCAGACGCATGTGTCATATCCTCAGTATAAGTCGGCACGCAAGACCAATCAGAGATGCGCGAGAAGTGTTGGAGGATCCAAGCTTGAAAAATGTTGGAATGCATGAATCATCAGTAAGGGCGTTgtaaaaatcaattaaaatgaCACAAAAATATTAAAAGACAAACAAATATTCTCGTAAGTAGTGAGATGTTGCATGTGACCTGCTTCGTCTTCCACCTACAGCCATCTGATAACTTGAGCACAAGTAAACCAAACAAATGGACCCAACTTATACTCATGGATCCGCTCGAAGTCCTTGAAGTACCATAGGTAGAAAACATCCACATAAGTGGAACTTTTGTCTATAAAAATCACAGTGTCAACCAAATATGGCAGGTATGCTCTCGAAACGTACGCTCTATGGAGCCCCGCCTACTCGTCATCGCCTCTAGCATGTTCTGCTCTAACGATCTCATATGTATATACCTTTTTGAGGAATTAAAACCTAGCATGATCCGCTCTGGTTTTTTCAAACTCCCTCATGGTAGCCTCGGAGTTAACTCCCAAATAGTATACCATCATCTCGAGTGTCACGTCTTTGCTAATCCTCCCATGATCTAGAAGTTTCCCCTTAATCGGAATATGCGGCAAACACGACACAACATCGAGTGTGATAGATATCTCACCAAGCGGTTGATGAAATGACGAGGTCTCAGTGTGCCATCTGTCTGTAAATGTATTAAGCATCCCGTGGTTGACCGTAATATAACCGgtcatgcacaagtccttcatcCTAGTTAGAGACAAAGCAACATGAAACTACTCCTATTTTGGATGAGGCAGGCCAGTAATCTTCTGCCTATGGTTAATAATCTTCAGCGGATCACGGTCTTGCAGAAAAATAAATCTATGTCAAAAACTTGTAATATAATAGTAAATATAAGTTTAAAAAAATGAATCCAACTGATTTTACATCTTCATCCCAGATATGTCTGACAGTATTGTTTGGGTACAGACGCAGTAGTGACAACTCCACATGGCCTCATCCAAATGCCTAAGGTGGCTTTGGCTCATCATCCTCAGCAACCTTACCATCCGAAGGTGGAACTTGCTCACCAGCCTCAACAGGTGAAGGTGGCACTGGCTTAAAAGCATCATCAGTCAGAATTATGATTCTGCAGTCAAAGTGGAGAGTCCATCATATGGATCAAGGTGCAAGACTTTAGTTGTAGGTGCTTTAGGCCTTTGAGATTGCATCTTAGTGTTCATTCATGCCCAAACACTAGTTCTTGGTCTGTGATGTTTTATGAATGTTGTGACTTTCATTGAGGTGTTGGAAACCCTAGTTTTGGTTCATGGCATTGGTGGACTACTTGTGTTGAAGCCTCACTTCTTGGTTTGAGGTTCTTGGTTATCGCTTTACACTTTGATCTTGACATGGCTAAAACTCTAATTCATGGTGTTATATGTTTGATCCAAGGTATGCTTGCATTCATGTTTCAATGATTGCTTGATCTCATGGTCCATTTGATCCAAGTTTCATTTCATTCACatttcattcattattttcaTAGTTTCATTAGTGCATTTCTAATTCATGGTCTCATGTTTCATTAGTGTGTCAACATTCATGCCTTGATTCAAGTTGTCATTAAAGCTCAAGTTTCATTATTCCATTTGGTTAAATCATCCATGGTCTATTGGTTTCCATTTCATACACCAACCTAAATTACATGCATCATGGCATTGAAATACATCAGCAACAGACCACTAACATAACCATCCATCACCCATACAACACATCATAGCAAaatcaatcaaacaataataGCAGGCCATTAAACAAACCAAGCATGTCATACATCAATTAGAACACATCATAGCACATGTGCAAGATAATTCTCCAAGCCAAGCAAGACAGTCCTACAAGGCCATTAACATTGCAGCCAGTTCAATAAAACATCATGCAACAGATCATTCATCACAATGCATAATTCAGTCATGTTAGACGATAGGCCTAGATCTAGAGGGAGTGAATAGATTccaaattaaaaaattattttaaactTTGATTTAGAAAATTTTAGAGTGCGTAAGCAAGTTTAAAATAATTCTCGGATCCAAAATCGTCTAACCGGGCCTTCTATTGAAAAACTCGGATATGCCTATGAGTACCAATGATATGATAATAATTTACCAGTTGGTTTATCAATACTTCAAGCTCTAAATTAAATACTCTACTATAGTAACTATTTATCTCCAATGTCAATAACACACTAAAGACTAGTTGACACAATTCATCAAACACTTTGTGTACAATCAACAAATTTTGGATATTTGTATAGTGTTTGctcttgactctagcacctccaaaaaccttgatcaaagattgatcaagtcaccaacaatgccgcttcaatgcacctgttgttgctacttccttgcacgaccttcttgtctcaaggctttcacctAGATGAATTAATCTCAAGGGCACAATTGTTGAACTCGGGATTTGTCAATGCGGTCCACCGTTTCATGCTACCCCTTTTCCGACACACCTAGGCTCAGGGCCTTCATTTGATCTGATTCGAATTGCACAATCTTGAcaaaaaccttcaaaccctaaatatcttgaaggaaaaccccaaatcgattttcttatttgaatccctcgAAGATCGCAACacaatattctcggtacaacaaacctaattggacgttatcatttctaatctagatggcacccaatcaaaaaatgattatgtgtatgcatagattgaattgaagatgatgagatgctttaAAATCCTtgattcatgtaggttttactcactccaaaaaccttactagagaatgatgcatgtatggAGTATTTATATGCATGAGAGATTTAGGGAAAAAATAAATGTAAAGGAGGATagaaaattatgaaattttgaagaaaaatattGGATTGGTCGGCCTATATAGGTCATGTGTCTACCTATGAAAGTCATGTACTCCCTATATGTTGACCTGAAGACTTGGCACATGAAATAGAGGCCACCGACTTTAATACAACAATGTATGTGTCAACCTATAGGCttcatgtgtcgacctatagccaAGAAAGTTTTTCCATAGGTAGACCTGTAGTTCTATGTGTTAACCTATAGCCAGAAATGTTTTTTATAGGTTGACCTGTAGTTTTACGTGTAGACCTGTACTGCTATTTTACacaaatattaatttttcacgCATGTTTAATGCATGAGACCTTTCCCACATTATTTCCAAATAATTTTATGCTTCataatgctaagatgcacataTAGATTCAGAGGATACCGTCCAATACACATTTatgctaaagtatcctagttttaACATCATATAAAATACGTATAATGGAAGTTGGACTCACAAATACAACATAATGCAGCAGATCATTCATCACATAAGCAATTCCAAATATAAGGTAGTGCAAGATTCATATAGCAGGAATTGAGTTTTACCACTAACTTAACCACCTAACAGTTAATCATTTCATTTTCACCATTTAACAATTAATTGAACTAATACATCTAATAGTCCAAATATCTCAACCTAACAGAAAATCGAGTTTTATCATTTAAGTGAATTAAAATTTCCATATAACAGAAAATCGAGTTTCACTAATTAATAGCTAACTCAACTAACTGAACCGATGCTAACTAACTTTTGATTCTAACTAACTAACATTGTGACCTAACTCCTAACAAACTTTGGATCCAATTGAACAAACTGATTAACAGAGTTTGATTCTCCAGTTAACTCCGCTCCTATAAATGTTATTCAACCTTCACGATCTCTTCATTTATTCATTAATCACAACTCTTTACAATCTTAATTCAACTCAAAGCTATCTCTTTCTCTCTTACAAATCCACACTCCACTCTTATGATTTCTCAACATCAAATTCGTACGCATTCATAGAagacaaaagaagaagaagaaaatagaattgagatgaaGAAGAGAGAGATTTGAAAGATCCAAAAGGAATACCTAAAATTCCAGTGACCTCTGCTCCGATGAGTGCCATCCATTTCCTCATTGTTTTACTCTGTTTCTTTTTACAGTGATGTAGAGCTCGGTTAGGGGAATAAAATACCTAACCTCCAGGGCTTTGATTCCAAGAATTCATGATTTAGTTTCTCTTTTCAACACCTAGGGTTCATGTAGACTTTACTTCGATTTGAATATGTGGATAAGCATTGCTAAATTTGGATATGAAATTTGGATTCAAGGGAGGGAGATGAAGATAATGATGTGCTTTGTTTAGAGGTTAGGGCTCCGCCACTGCTGAAGGCGACCTCCGGCCCGACGGAGGGGAGAGTTTAGTGGAGAGAGCTTGTTTCAGTTTGAATTTGTAACCTGAACATGATAAAAAGGTGGAAAAGATTTTGGACATAtgttttttgtttgtttgtttctGATTCTCATTGCCTTGCCCTGAGCATTGGGCTCCCATGCCCAATTTACTTCTTTCTGCACCCTCTAGGCTTGCACACCACCCTGGTTCACACTTGCTGAAGGAACTATGGGCCAAGATTGGGACATGCACTTTTTTTCCCGTTTGCACCTTATTTTCTTAATAACCCCCTATATCTTAATTGTTCATGAATTTTTCTTGTTAATTCTTTTTTCCATCTTTGTTCACTTTTTTAATTGTAGTTAAATTCATATTAATGCAAATAATGATAGAAATTAAAATGATTAGTTTTTTTAATTAGGATTGATTTGTTTGGTTAATTAACATGGTTAGTTTCTATTTAGAATCAATTGAGTTGATTAATTCTTAATTGTTATGGAAAAATGCATCAAAATAATAATATTGATTAGGTTAGATTTTAATTCACAtgattaattgtttaattgcacAGTTTGATTTTAGATTTCTAATTCATGTTTTAGAATTTTTGATTAAT includes:
- the LOC127136732 gene encoding uncharacterized protein LOC127136732 yields the protein MHYNNYVDHREMRSFNDIVLYSRWLTCESRLTAPHLPERMMRKFDYIQTIPRHYVVSAPPTFTRREMDVMFNDYLSHLVQEETRSTIVESDWSYADEYIRWFFKVSHLYMVQDAPRD